The following are encoded in a window of Haloarcula hispanica ATCC 33960 genomic DNA:
- a CDS encoding MgtC/SapB family protein has product MVAIIDSLLLRLLVAFGIGALIGLEREQAKSGGTFAGSRTFPLFALVGATAQAFFPALLPVTVLAIAVPLTVAYAGKVLTEGDIGLTTVTAALLTVLLGALAVSSERGMLFAIILGGSVTVLMSAKPMIHSFVDQIDERERRASLKFILVVVVVLPILPDRELDVLYGLNPRFIWLMVGFVTGLSFAAYILSRFLGAKRGIALTGILGGFVSSTATTVSMAERISETPELYKIGSFSIVVASIVMFPRALVEVAVVNPALLPRVVVPLGVMTGVGVGIAGIVYWQSTTESAVETDLKNPFRLRPALFFGAVFAIVLLVSQSANTWFGDSGIYATAFLSGLADVDAITLTLSALEADGEISPEVATTGIVIGAIANTLTKAGLAWLLGTVELGRRVTVALGIVAVAGIAVVVL; this is encoded by the coding sequence ATGGTCGCGATCATCGATTCGCTCCTCCTTCGTCTCCTCGTTGCATTCGGTATTGGTGCTCTCATCGGACTGGAACGGGAACAGGCGAAATCTGGGGGCACGTTCGCTGGCAGCCGGACGTTTCCGCTGTTTGCCCTCGTCGGTGCAACCGCCCAGGCGTTCTTTCCGGCCCTCTTGCCCGTCACTGTCCTCGCTATTGCAGTCCCCCTGACCGTCGCGTATGCCGGGAAAGTGCTGACTGAAGGGGATATCGGACTCACGACGGTGACCGCTGCCTTGCTCACTGTCCTTCTGGGTGCGTTGGCAGTGTCCTCCGAACGCGGGATGCTGTTCGCGATCATTCTCGGCGGGAGTGTCACTGTCCTCATGTCGGCGAAACCCATGATCCACAGTTTCGTCGACCAGATCGACGAGCGGGAACGCCGTGCCTCGCTCAAATTCATCCTCGTCGTGGTGGTCGTGCTGCCGATCCTGCCTGATCGTGAACTCGATGTCCTATACGGCCTCAATCCGCGGTTCATCTGGCTGATGGTCGGCTTTGTCACCGGCCTGAGCTTCGCTGCCTACATCTTGAGCCGGTTTCTCGGAGCCAAGCGGGGGATCGCCCTCACGGGAATCCTCGGCGGGTTCGTCTCTTCGACCGCGACGACGGTCTCGATGGCCGAGCGGATCAGTGAAACTCCAGAGCTCTACAAGATCGGCTCGTTCTCGATTGTCGTCGCGTCGATCGTCATGTTCCCGCGCGCACTCGTCGAGGTCGCCGTCGTCAACCCGGCCTTACTCCCTCGCGTCGTCGTTCCGCTCGGAGTAATGACTGGTGTCGGCGTGGGTATCGCCGGCATCGTCTACTGGCAATCGACGACAGAGTCCGCGGTCGAGACCGATCTCAAGAACCCGTTTCGTCTCCGACCGGCACTGTTTTTCGGCGCTGTTTTCGCAATCGTGCTCCTCGTGTCCCAGTCCGCGAATACCTGGTTCGGCGACTCGGGTATCTATGCGACTGCGTTCCTCTCGGGGCTCGCTGACGTCGACGCCATCACGCTTACGCTGAGCGCGCTCGAAGCGGACGGTGAGATCTCGCCCGAAGTAGCGACTACCGGCATCGTCATCGGCGCTATCGCGAATACGCTCACGAAAGCCGGACTCGCGTGGCTACTGGGGACGGTCGAACTGGGCCGGCGAGTGACGGTCGCTCTTGGAATCGTCGCCGTCGCCGGCATCGCTGTCGTCGTCCTCTAA
- a CDS encoding heavy metal translocating P-type ATPase encodes MTENPDSTGQASGGGQQQELTVRLTVPEMDCPSCAQKVDKSLQRVDGVVDTTLQPTTGTASVTYDSERTGEADVVKAIEAAGYEVVGGPASDGDEQAEMGGGADIAPPSEVWTSPRAMKTWIGAALVTFGLLFEFLLTAQNIAVASVLGYPLAVADVLFLGAVAASGAPVVRSGYYSAKNLSLDIDLLMGTAIIAATGIGYFVEAATLAVLFSIAELLEDYAMDRARDSLRELMELSPDEATVMRDGEEVTVPADEVEVGETVVVRPGDKIPLDGTVVEGESAVDQSPITGESVPVDKAAGDEVYAGAINEGGYLEVEVTSTAGDSTLSRIIEMVQGAQAKKTDTEQFVDRFSGYYTPVVVVLAILTAAIPPLVIADPVSVNVAGYGVTFAGDWQTWFIRGLTLLVIACPCAFVISTPVSVVSGITSAAKNGVLIKGGNYLEAMGGVDAVAVDKTGTLTKGELAVTDVVPAGDTDAATLLSHAAGLERRSEHPIATAILARANEEGVDDRPDLTGFESLTGKGIRGEIDGETYYAGKPALFEELGFDLSRARRDPDGVPGSGATGASSAHRSDGGIVPEETAASDDGAFAEDALAALEREGKTVVIVGTESKLLGAIAIADEVRPASKQAVQRLQELGVEHVVMLTGDNEGTARAIADAVGVDEYRAELLPDEKVDAVEGLQAEYGEVAMVGDGINDAPALATAEVGIAMGAAGTDTALETADIALMGDDIGKLPYLYELSHTANGVIRQNIWVSLGAKFLLALGVPLGLVSVALAVVVGDMGMSLGVTGNAMRLSRIEPDR; translated from the coding sequence ATGACAGAGAATCCGGATTCGACGGGGCAGGCAAGTGGGGGCGGTCAGCAACAGGAGTTGACTGTCCGCCTCACAGTCCCCGAAATGGATTGCCCCTCCTGTGCCCAGAAAGTCGACAAAAGTCTCCAGCGTGTCGACGGCGTTGTCGACACCACGCTCCAGCCGACCACCGGTACAGCCAGTGTCACGTACGATTCCGAACGCACGGGCGAGGCAGACGTGGTCAAGGCGATCGAGGCTGCTGGCTACGAGGTCGTCGGCGGCCCGGCCTCCGACGGCGATGAGCAAGCGGAGATGGGTGGCGGCGCCGATATCGCGCCGCCCTCGGAGGTCTGGACGAGTCCCCGCGCCATGAAGACGTGGATCGGCGCGGCGCTGGTCACGTTCGGTCTCCTCTTCGAGTTTCTCCTGACAGCACAGAATATCGCGGTGGCAAGTGTTCTCGGCTATCCACTGGCCGTTGCCGACGTGCTGTTCCTGGGGGCCGTCGCCGCCAGCGGCGCCCCTGTCGTCCGCAGCGGCTACTACTCGGCGAAGAATCTGAGCCTCGACATCGACCTGCTGATGGGGACGGCTATCATCGCCGCGACCGGTATCGGCTACTTCGTCGAGGCCGCGACGCTGGCTGTCCTGTTCAGCATCGCCGAGCTGCTCGAAGACTACGCGATGGACAGGGCACGGGACTCCCTGCGCGAGCTGATGGAGCTATCACCGGACGAGGCTACCGTCATGCGTGACGGCGAGGAAGTGACGGTGCCCGCCGACGAGGTGGAAGTCGGTGAGACCGTGGTCGTCCGCCCTGGCGACAAAATCCCGCTCGACGGGACGGTCGTCGAGGGCGAGAGCGCGGTCGACCAGTCACCGATTACCGGCGAAAGTGTCCCCGTCGACAAGGCCGCTGGCGACGAAGTGTACGCCGGTGCCATCAACGAGGGTGGCTATCTCGAAGTGGAAGTCACGTCGACGGCGGGCGATTCGACGCTCTCGCGCATCATCGAGATGGTGCAGGGCGCACAGGCGAAAAAGACCGACACCGAGCAGTTCGTCGACCGGTTCTCGGGCTACTACACGCCGGTTGTCGTCGTGCTGGCGATTCTGACCGCCGCCATTCCGCCACTGGTCATCGCTGACCCAGTGTCAGTGAACGTGGCCGGGTACGGCGTCACGTTCGCCGGTGACTGGCAGACGTGGTTCATCCGCGGGCTCACGCTGCTGGTGATTGCGTGCCCCTGTGCCTTCGTCATCTCGACGCCCGTCTCGGTGGTCTCGGGCATCACCAGCGCCGCGAAGAACGGCGTCCTCATCAAGGGCGGTAACTACCTCGAAGCGATGGGCGGGGTCGACGCCGTCGCCGTCGACAAGACGGGCACGCTCACGAAGGGCGAACTCGCCGTCACCGACGTCGTCCCTGCCGGCGACACGGATGCGGCGACGCTCCTCAGTCACGCCGCCGGACTGGAGCGGCGCAGCGAGCATCCGATCGCCACGGCGATCCTCGCCCGTGCAAACGAGGAGGGTGTGGACGACCGCCCCGACCTGACGGGCTTCGAGAGCCTCACCGGGAAGGGTATCCGCGGGGAGATCGACGGCGAGACGTACTACGCGGGCAAGCCCGCGCTCTTCGAGGAACTGGGCTTCGATCTCTCGCGGGCCCGCCGCGACCCAGACGGTGTCCCCGGGAGCGGAGCGACCGGAGCCTCGTCAGCGCATCGGTCTGACGGTGGCATCGTGCCGGAAGAAACGGCTGCGTCCGACGACGGGGCGTTCGCCGAGGATGCACTCGCCGCACTGGAGCGGGAGGGCAAGACGGTCGTTATCGTCGGAACGGAGTCGAAGCTGCTGGGTGCCATCGCCATCGCCGACGAGGTACGCCCCGCCTCGAAGCAGGCTGTCCAGCGCTTACAGGAGCTGGGTGTCGAGCACGTCGTGATGCTGACCGGCGACAACGAGGGTACCGCCCGTGCTATCGCCGACGCGGTCGGCGTCGACGAGTACCGCGCCGAACTCCTGCCGGACGAGAAGGTCGATGCAGTCGAGGGGTTGCAGGCGGAGTACGGCGAGGTGGCGATGGTCGGCGACGGGATCAACGACGCGCCCGCGCTCGCCACCGCGGAAGTCGGTATCGCGATGGGCGCTGCTGGCACCGACACCGCGCTGGAAACGGCGGACATCGCACTAATGGGCGACGATATCGGGAAGCTCCCCTACCTGTACGAGCTGTCACACACCGCCAACGGCGTGATCCGGCAGAACATCTGGGTGAGCCTCGGCGCGAAGTTCCTGCTCGCACTGGGTGTCCCACTAGGGCTGGTTAGTGTCGCGCTCGCGGTCGTGGTCGGCGACATGGGGATGAGCCTCGGCGTCACCGGAAACGCGATGCGGCTGTCGCGAATCGAGCCGGACCGGTAA
- a CDS encoding helix-turn-helix domain-containing protein: MRELVFALDYEPGCNRVADALAEHPNARVRSLSLHATADRLWRVDHATGTPEALDAIEDAFLTSDYYADCLATEDCGATQTTRVLDRADDTLVLYSDWERTPACASVPHIARDHLGEGVLFETRHEGHHYTWRLIHSGEGNVAAFFDDLAAAVGESAQMEILRTADTTASMRESDGTQGALSPEQEAALRAAVEHGYYESPREVDVGELAEHLDVPRSTLTYRLRRAEEQLAKQYVAGSRVGEESSVSR; this comes from the coding sequence ATGCGCGAACTCGTTTTCGCTCTCGACTACGAGCCGGGCTGCAACAGGGTTGCAGACGCTCTCGCCGAACACCCCAACGCCCGTGTCCGCTCGCTCTCGCTGCACGCCACTGCTGACCGTCTCTGGCGCGTCGACCACGCTACCGGAACTCCCGAGGCGCTCGACGCCATCGAAGACGCCTTTCTCACCAGCGACTACTACGCCGACTGTCTCGCCACCGAGGACTGCGGAGCCACCCAGACCACTCGCGTCCTCGACCGCGCCGACGACACGCTTGTCCTCTACTCCGACTGGGAACGCACCCCCGCCTGTGCTTCGGTTCCCCACATCGCCCGCGATCACCTCGGAGAGGGCGTACTGTTCGAGACGCGCCACGAGGGGCATCACTATACGTGGCGACTCATTCACTCCGGCGAGGGTAACGTGGCCGCGTTCTTCGACGACCTCGCGGCGGCCGTCGGGGAAAGTGCCCAGATGGAGATACTCCGCACTGCGGACACGACGGCGTCGATGCGAGAATCCGACGGGACACAGGGTGCCCTATCGCCGGAGCAAGAGGCCGCACTCCGGGCCGCTGTCGAGCACGGTTACTACGAGTCACCCCGAGAGGTCGACGTCGGCGAGTTAGCCGAGCACCTCGACGTCCCCCGGTCGACGCTCACCTACCGACTGCGTCGGGCTGAGGAACAGCTGGCGAAGCAGTACGTCGCGGGCAGCCGAGTGGGCGAGGAGTCCTCGGTATCACGTTGA